In a genomic window of Cydia fagiglandana chromosome 8, ilCydFagi1.1, whole genome shotgun sequence:
- the LOC134666793 gene encoding cytochrome P450 CYP12A2-like, whose protein sequence is MILLFHPETIEHVLRSEEPMPVRPGLQSLEYYRKRHNKVYDPTRITGLGSDHGENWRDFRTKVNPIMMQPKTIKLYTDVLEEVSNDLVARLKSIRDENNRITKKFNVEMNLWALESIGVVALGTRLNCFDPSLPEDSPAKKLIQNVQDIFNTAEKLDFGFSPWRLFSTPLFKKAMKIYEEQERLTKYFIDQGIKKLEESKRNSAEGSNAEKPILEKLLDIDVRLAHITASDMLMAGVDTAANTAIATLYLLAINTEKQNKLREEIMTKRGRRPYLRACVKEAMRVLPVVSGSVRLATKEYNLLGYRIPKNVLIVFSHQYMSIMAAHYPRPAEYIPERWLAEKGDPLYHGNTHPFVMVPFGFGVRSCIGRRIAELEMETMVSKMVENFKIEWTSSEPLQIAPTSLNYITEPFHFVFKDL, encoded by the exons GTGCTTCGTTCTGAGGAGCCTATGCCAGTTCGGCCCGGGCTTCAGAGTCTAGAGTACTATCGGAAGCGGCACAACAAGGTCTACGACCCTACAAGGATAACCGGGCTTGGCTCTGA CCACGGCGAAAACTGGAGAGATTTCCGAACCAAAGTGAACCCAATAATGATGCAGCCGAAGACTATTAAACTgtacactgatgtcctggaggAAGTGTCTAATGATTTAGTTGcaag GCTGAAATCTATCCGTGATGAAAACAATAGAATAACGAAGAAGTTCAATGTGGAAATGAATTTATGGGCACTCGAGTCTATAGGTGTAGTTGCACTCGGGACTCGACTAAATTGCTTTGATCCTAGTCTGCCAGAAGACTCACCAGCCAAAAAGCTGATACAAAACGTTCAAGACATCTTCAATACTGCGGAGAAGCTGGATTTTGGTTTCAGCCCTTGGAGATTATTCTCGACGCCGTTGTTTAAAAAGGCTATGAAGATTTATGAAGAACAGGAAAG GTTAACGAAGTATTTTATCGACCAAGGGATAAAAAAGTTGGAGGAATCGAAAAGGAATTCTGCAGAGGGCTCAAACGCAGAGAAACCAATTCTAGAGAAACTGTTGGATATTGATGTTCGGTTAGCACACATCACGGCTTCGGACATGTTAATGGCAGGAGTAGATACG GCTGCCAACACTGCAATCGCTACATTGTACCTTCTCGCAATTAATACCGAAAAACAAAACAAGCTCAGAGAAGAAATAATGACCAAGCGAGGCCGGAGGCCTTATCTAAGGGCGTGTGTCAAAGAGGCCATGAGGGTACTGCCGGTGGTTAGTGGGAGTGTGAGGCTAGCGACTAAAGAATACAATCTTCTTGGATACAGAATACCGAAAAAC GTTCTGATAGTGTTCTCCCACCAGTACATGTCAATCATGGCGGCCCACTACCCGCGGCCCGCCGAGTACATCCCAGAGAGATGGCTGGCTGAGAAGGGAGATCCCTTGTATCATGGCAACACACATCCATTCGTTATGGTTCCGTTTGGCTTTGGAGTAAGAAGTTGTATAG GTCGTCGCATTGCAGAGCTGGAAATGGAAACGATGGTGTCCAAAATGGTAGAGAATTTCAAGATAGAATGGACGAGCAGTGAACCATTACAAATAGCCCCAACTTCACTCAATTATATCACGGAGCCTTTCCACTTTGTTTTCAAagatttataa